From Triticum aestivum cultivar Chinese Spring chromosome 4A, IWGSC CS RefSeq v2.1, whole genome shotgun sequence, a single genomic window includes:
- the LOC123086490 gene encoding vicilin-like seed storage protein At2g18540, whose amino-acid sequence MNQVGQRPPPPPPGSLIRILRSVAYSLGLSIRSLMRLLWRACRLPAGQDEEERNDAKNKNKTGDRDDEDRQKMTEIAARKRARKKAKKAARKEAQAKAKKTKKEAKAEDKKKKQEEEDMQRKEEEEAAKEEARIREEEQKAAKEKARQKLAEDKKKADLEEAKRRQREDAARRKEEAQMEEEDRQRRREEAQRRKQADKNKNEYEIERDAHRSFRDKNLSSLKDNGMTVCMICYFEKEDYKYGCTDKQVAFFSRLPN is encoded by the exons ATGAATCAAGTTGGCCAgcggccaccaccgccgccgccggggagCTTGATCAGGATCCTGCGCTCGGTGGCCTATTCACTGGGCTTATCTATCCGCTCTCTCATGAGGCTACTGTGGCGCGCATGCCGCTTACCGGCGGGCCAAGACGAGGAGGAGCGCAATGAtgccaagaacaagaacaagacagGCGACCGAGACGATGAGGATCGCCAGAAGATGACGGAGATTGCCGCCAGGAAACGAGCAAGGAAGAAGGCCAAGAAAGCGGCCAGAAAGGAGGCCCAGGCGAAGgccaagaagaccaagaaggaggccaaggcggaggacaagaagaagaagcaggaggaggaggacatgcagaggaaagaagaggaggaggcggccaaggaggAGGCCAGGATCAGGGAAGAAGAGCAGAAGGCAGCCAAGGAGAAGGCCAGGCAGAAGCTTGCCGAGGACAAGAAAAAGGCTGACCTGGAGGAGGCCAAGAGAAGGCAGCGGGAGGACGCCGcgcggaggaaggaggaggcccagATGGAGGAGGAGGACAGGCAAAGGAGGCGGGAGGAGGCCCAGAGGAGGAAGCAGGCGGACAAGAACAAGAATGAGTATGAG ATTGAGAGAGATGCTCATAGGAGCTTCAGGGATAAGAATCTTAGCAGCCTCAAGGATAATGGAATGACCGTCTGTATGATCTGCTACTTTGAAAAAGAGGACTATAAGTATGGATGTACTGACAAGCAGGTAGCGTTTTTCTCTCGACTTCCTAATTGA
- the LOC123082103 gene encoding uncharacterized protein, translating into MEVCSVARITSFAHFGLKVLPKLLALSPCSLGKFRKVSPAMETETVLRKLPELLQDVLRKVSPPMETETVVRNLPELPQDVLMDIFSLLEIPDLMRAASVSSSWRSTYTSLCSQLKLYKRPQTPCLLYTSESAGENVACLYSLAEKRVYILTLPDPPIRSRYLIGSSHGWLVTADDKSELHLINPVTGQQIALPSVVTIGYVEPIFDNAGTVIMYELWEQLYDPDLDPEMVGPEMITHAPDKLRDHVYIRVFIFPDPSTGSYIVVLIHGPGCQLSFARVGDCKWTLLTPDWDYDQCIYMDGLLYASTRAGKMDAFDLTGPTATRNIIADEIAIHSSEYKGEFFLLQAPWGDLLQVCRKAELIDAGYEEPIVKTNKIFLHKVDMEAQELVEINSLQHNVLFLGRNQSICLSAEEYPQLKANCVYFADAEQYNWMYKTNPRDIGVLNLEDGSREEIVSPLWSSWPSPIWLTPSLTVLNLSLYE; encoded by the coding sequence ATGGAGGTCTGTAGCGTAGCCAGGATAACGAGCTTTGCTCATTTTGGCCTGAAAGTTTTGCCTAAGCTCCTGGCTCTTTCTCCCTGTTCATTGGGGAAATTCAGAAAGGTCTCACCAGCGATGGAAACTGAAACTGTGTTGAGAAAACTGCCGGAGCTGCTGCAGGATGTATTGAGAAAGGTCTCACCACCCATGGAAACTGAAACTGTGGTGAGAAATTTGCCGGAGCTGCCGCAGGATGTATTGATGGACATATTTTCACTCCTGGAGATACCTGACCTCATGCGTGCGGCCTCTGTCAGCTCCTCCTGGCGCTCCACGTATACCAGCCTCTGCAGCCAGCTTAAGCTGTACAAACGGCCTCAAACGCCTTGCCTCCTCTACACCTCTGAATCTGCTGGTGAGAATGTAGCTTGTCTCTACAGCCTCGCAGAGAAGAGGGTCTACATTTTAACTCTCCCGGATCCACCCATCCGCAGCAGGTATCTTATTGGGTCATCGCATGGTTGGCTAGTTACTGCGGATGACAAGTCTGAGCTACACCTTATCAATCCGGTCACTGGCCAACAGATTGCTCTCCCGTCGGTGGTCACCATTGGTTATGTAGAGCCAATCTTTGACAATGCAGGCACAGTTATTATGTATGAATTGTGGGAGCAACTGTACGATCCGGACTTAGACCCTGAAATGGTTGGTCCCGAAATGATAACCCATGCTCCTGACAAGCTTCGTGACCATGTCTACATCAGGGTATTTATCTTTCCGGATCCGTCCACAGGAAGCTACATTGTGGTTCTCATCCATGGTCCAGGATGTCAGCTTTCGTTTGCAAGGGTAGGAGATTGTAAGTGGACCTTGCTGACGCCGGATTGGGACTATGATCAATGCATCTACATGGATGGTCTATTGTATGCATCCACAAGAGCCGGAAAAATGGATGCTTTTGACCTCACTGGTCCTACCGCCACGAGGAATATAATTGCGGATGAGATTGCCATTCACAGTTCTGAGTACAAGGGGGAATTCTTCCTTCTTCAGGCTCCATGGGGTGATCTGCTGCAAGTTTGCAGGAAGGCTGAACTCATAGATGCGGGCTATGAGGAGCCCATAGTTAAAACAAATAAAATCTTTTTACACAAAGTCGATATGGAAGCACAAGAGCTTGTGGAAATAAATAGCTTGCAGCATAACGTGTTGTTTCTTGGGCGTAACCAGTCTATATGCCTTAGTGCTGAAGAATATCCACAACTGAAGGCAAATTGTGTCTATTTCGCAGATGCTGAGCAATATAATTGGATGTATAAGACGAATCCCCGGGATATAGGTGTTCTCAACCTTGAAGATGGCAGTAGGGAGGAAATTGTGTCCCCACTTTGGTCCAGCTGGCCAAGTCCCATATGGTTAACACCGAGTCTTACAGTGTTGAATCTGTCATTGTACGAATAG
- the LOC123086489 gene encoding factor of DNA methylation 1: MDSGDAPERIREETGSRSRDGLPQRDATGAGPDANRHGGDRVLTKRLKDESPDTSEPPPSRLKKAVELEPHPVQNRDEQFVLTKCLKDESPDTSEPPPSRLKKAVELEPHSAQNRDEQFVWPWMGVLVNVPTEWKGGRQVGESGNRLKEQLLAFCPHKVIPLWNYRGHTGNAIVEFGKDYASFCNAFKFENHFEAEGHGKRDWEQRKYQGREMFGWVARADDQRAPGPIGEHLQKNGDLKTVAELENEGTRKTDKLVANLASAIEVKTKHAQELECKYNETTTSLDKVMEEKELVLQRYNDEIRKMQQLARRHSQMILNENQKLRSELEAKMQDLEFKSRQLDELAVRSDSDRRNLEKEKEKNEIKAKYLKMATSEQQRADENVLKLVAKHKREKKAALDEIIKLEQKLDAKQKLELEIKQLQGKLEVMKHMPGEEDSESKRKIDELSAELQDKYDEMDAVEALHHTLLMKERISNDELQDARKKLIDGLRDVTTARATIGVKRMGDLDLKSFAKACKGKMSEEDAEVTASILCSKWEEEIKNPEWHPFKVIMVEGREKEILREDDEKLQELKEEHGEEVYGLVTKALLEVNEYNPSGRYSVPELWNYKENRKATLKEVVQYVLRQWRTQKRKR; encoded by the exons ATGGATTCCGGCGATGCGCCTGAACG GATTCGCGAGGAAACGGGTTCTAGGAGCAGAGACGGCCTGCCTCAGCGTGACGCGACTGGAGCAGGTCCAGATGCTAATCGCCATGGGGGAGACCGCGTCCTTACCAAGCGCCTGAAGGATGAATCGCCTGACACATCGGAGCCACCGCCGTCACGGCTGAAGAAGGCTGTGGAGCTGGAGCCTCACCCCGTTCAGAACAGAGACGAGCAGTTCGTCCTTACCAAGTGCCTGAAGGATGAATCGCCTGACACATCGGAGCCACCGCCGTCACGGCTGAAGAAGGCTGTGGAGCTGGAGCCCCACTCCGCTCAGAACAGAGACGAGCAGTTCGTCTGGCCCTGGATGGGAGTGTTGGTCAATGTGCCTACTGAGTGGAAAGGAGGGCGCCAGGTCGGGGAAAGTGGGAACCGCCTGAAGGAGCAGCTCTTGGCCTTTTGCCCGCACAAGGTCATTCCTTTGTGGAACTATAGAGGCCACACCGGGAACGCCATCGTTGAGTTTGGAAAAGACTATGCTTCTTTCTGCAATGCCTTCAAGTTTGAGAACCACTTTGAGGCAGAAGGACATGGCAAGCGGGACTGGGAGCAGCGCAAGTATCAAGGGCGCGAGATGTTTGGATGGGTTGCAAGGGCTGATGATCAGAGAGCCCCGGGACCGATCGGGGAGCATCTGCAGAAAAATGGTGATCTGAAAACCGTTGCAGAACTTGAGAATGAAGGAACGCGCAAAACCGACAAGCTGGTAGCTAATTTAGCCAGCGCAATTGAGGTAAAGACCAAGCATGCCCAAGAACTTGAATGCAAGTACAATGAGACAACCACCTCACTTGACAAGGTGATGGAAGAAAAGGAGCTGGTCCTCCAGAGATACAATGATG AAATCCGCAAGATGCAGCAACTTGCTCGTAGGCATTCTCAGATGATCCTTAATGAGAATCAGAAGCTTCGTTCGGAACTGGAGGCGAAGATGCAGGATCTTGAATTCAAATCCAGGCAGCTTGATGAGCTTGCTGTGCGAAGTGACTCGGATAGAAGGAACCTtgagaaagagaaggagaag AATGAGATCAAAGCAAAGTATCTTAAGATGGCAACGTCGGAGCAACAGAGGGCAGATGAAAATGTGCTGAAGCTTGTGGCAAAACACAAG AGGGAGAAAAAGGCTGCTCTAGATGAGATTATCAAGTTAGAGCAGAAACTGGATGCCAAACAGAAGCTTGAGCTAGAAATAAAACAGTTGCAGGGAAAATTGGAAGTGATGAAGCATATGCCAGGTGAAGAAGACTCTGAATCAAAGAGGAAAATAGATGAACTTAGTGCCGAGCTTCAGGACAAGTATGATGAAATGGATGCAGTGGAAGCACTCCACCACACTCTGCTTATGAAGGAAAGGATAAGCAACGATGAGTTGCAAGATGCTCGGAAGAAGCTAATAGAT GGTCTGCGGGATGTTACAACTGCCCGAGCAACTATAGGCGTTAAAAGAATGGGTGATCTTGACCTGAAATCATTTGCTAAGGCTTGCAAAGGTAAAATGTCAGAAGAAGATGCAGAAGTAACTGCTTCCATTCTTTGTTCAAAGTGGGAAGAGGAGATTAAAAATCCAGAATGGCACCCTTTTAAAGTTATCATGGTCGAGGGCAGAGAGAAG GAAATTCTCCGTGAGGATGACGAGAAGCTGCAGGAACTGAAAGAAGAGCATGGTGAGGAAGTCTATGGGTTGGTGACAAAGGCTTTGCTTGAAGTGAATGAGTACAACCCTAGCGGCCGCTATTCCGTGCCGGAGCTGTGGAACTACAAAGAGAATAGGAAGGCAACCCTGAAAGAAGTGGTCCAGTACGTGCTGAGGCAGTGGCGCACACAGAAGCGGAAGCGCTGA